From Gemmatimonadaceae bacterium, a single genomic window includes:
- a CDS encoding M1 family metallopeptidase, with translation MPRLMRRPALLALVALTSPLAAQTRATWPERAVRRDIPMTNAIRRAFAAGTRDSTGRPGRNYWQLKTDYTIQVKLDVATARLTGTETIAVHNGSPDTLKSIGLRLPGNHFLFESPRAAPWVPAENTDGMVVTRLAVNGAAGKLTPTGNAPPPTVLAAEPTLVSGRSTAARIALASALAPGASASIEIDWTYKLPGGPGSGHRMTMRWADSLYQPTQWFPRVAVYDDLRGWDTELYLGPSEFYNDFGRYDVKIDVPAGWIVSGTGELQNPAEVLTPAARERLSKALTTDDITTIVGPDEIGPGAATAAGDRLVWHKVAENVNDFAWATARKYVWTATRATIPGKGVVPIHMMYLPGRERLFTQAGPVSRHALEFYSRLWFPYEFPQLTLQDGPSAGMEYPMVINSNVGAADHEAAHQWWPMVVSNNETWYGWMDEGFNQYMNILSAADAQQRAPVLDGYGQSYGRTAGNEAEPPMMWNANYAGPGFYGFQTYTKTPLMLSMLGGVVGDTAVQRAHREWAVAWKYKHPSPWDWMFFMQNALKRDLGWFWNAWLFGTESVDGSIVDVKASGAKTVVTVRQAGQMPSPVVLRVQLSASGAPVRAMANAVKVNETTYDVTWPVDVWFSGRRTFDAELTFGRAVEKVLFDPGCRFPDRDPSDNVWPRQTGQAAPAQAVPNRPGGVSCAR, from the coding sequence ATGCCTCGACTCATGCGTCGCCCTGCCCTGCTCGCGCTCGTTGCGCTGACCTCCCCGCTCGCGGCGCAGACGCGCGCCACCTGGCCCGAGCGCGCGGTGCGGCGCGACATCCCGATGACCAACGCGATCCGGCGCGCCTTCGCCGCCGGTACGCGCGACTCGACGGGTCGCCCGGGCCGCAACTATTGGCAGCTCAAGACGGACTACACGATCCAGGTGAAGCTCGACGTCGCGACGGCGCGGCTCACCGGGACCGAGACGATCGCCGTGCATAACGGGAGTCCGGACACCCTGAAGTCGATCGGGCTCCGACTCCCCGGCAACCACTTTCTGTTCGAGAGTCCGCGGGCGGCGCCGTGGGTGCCGGCGGAGAACACCGACGGCATGGTCGTGACGCGGCTCGCTGTCAATGGCGCGGCGGGGAAGCTCACGCCGACCGGCAACGCGCCGCCGCCAACGGTGCTGGCCGCCGAGCCGACGCTCGTGAGCGGCCGCAGTACCGCGGCGCGCATCGCCCTCGCGAGCGCGCTCGCACCGGGCGCCAGCGCGTCGATCGAGATCGACTGGACGTACAAGCTGCCCGGCGGTCCGGGGTCCGGGCATCGCATGACGATGCGCTGGGCCGACTCGCTCTACCAACCCACGCAGTGGTTTCCCCGAGTCGCGGTCTACGACGACCTGCGCGGATGGGACACTGAACTCTACCTCGGCCCGTCGGAGTTCTACAACGACTTCGGGCGCTACGACGTGAAGATCGACGTCCCCGCCGGCTGGATCGTCAGCGGCACCGGAGAGTTGCAGAACCCCGCCGAGGTGCTGACTCCGGCGGCACGCGAGCGGTTGTCAAAGGCCCTGACCACCGACGACATCACGACGATCGTGGGCCCCGACGAGATCGGCCCGGGTGCGGCCACGGCGGCGGGCGACCGGCTCGTCTGGCACAAAGTCGCCGAAAACGTGAACGACTTTGCGTGGGCGACGGCGCGGAAGTACGTCTGGACCGCGACGCGCGCGACGATCCCGGGCAAGGGTGTCGTGCCGATCCACATGATGTATCTGCCTGGCCGCGAGCGACTCTTCACCCAGGCCGGGCCGGTGTCACGCCACGCGCTCGAGTTCTACTCCAGACTGTGGTTCCCCTACGAGTTCCCGCAGCTCACGCTGCAGGACGGGCCGAGCGCCGGGATGGAGTACCCGATGGTCATCAACTCGAACGTCGGGGCGGCCGATCACGAGGCGGCGCACCAGTGGTGGCCGATGGTCGTGAGCAACAACGAGACGTGGTATGGATGGATGGACGAGGGATTCAATCAGTACATGAACATCCTTTCGGCTGCTGATGCGCAGCAGCGTGCCCCGGTGCTCGATGGCTATGGCCAGTCGTACGGCCGCACGGCGGGGAACGAAGCCGAGCCGCCGATGATGTGGAACGCGAACTACGCGGGCCCCGGGTTCTACGGATTCCAGACGTACACCAAGACGCCGTTGATGCTGTCGATGCTTGGGGGCGTGGTGGGAGACACGGCGGTGCAGCGGGCACACCGGGAATGGGCCGTGGCCTGGAAGTACAAGCACCCGTCGCCGTGGGACTGGATGTTCTTCATGCAGAACGCGCTCAAGCGCGACCTCGGGTGGTTCTGGAACGCGTGGTTGTTCGGCACGGAGAGCGTGGACGGTTCGATCGTGGACGTGAAGGCGAGCGGCGCGAAGACGGTGGTGACGGTGCGGCAGGCCGGGCAGATGCCGTCACCCGTGGTGCTGCGGGTGCAGCTGTCCGCGTCCGGCGCGCCGGTGCGGGCGATGGCGAATGCGGTCAAGGTGAACGAGACGACCTACGACGTGACGTGGCCGGTCGATGTGTGGTTCAGCGGCAGGCGAACGTTCGATGCCGAGCTGACGTTCGGGCGTGCGGTGGAGAAGGTGTTGTTTGACCCCGGGTGCCGGTTCCCGGATCGCGACCCGAGCGACAACGTGTGGCCGCGTCAAACCGGTCAGGCGGCGCCGGCCCAGGCGGTGCCCAATCGTCCGGGGGGCGTCAGCTGTGCTCGTTAG
- a CDS encoding aspartate aminotransferase family protein: MLPEEFRHWATRAAEWGVDYRETLRDRPVRAPVSPGDVRAQLPATAPELGESMDAIFADFERIIVPGMTHWQHPRFFAYFPANAAPASIVAESLVTAMAAQCMLWQTSPAATELETVVLDWFRQALGLPDEFTGVIQDTASSATLAAVLVMRERASGWAGNREGLSRQPRLRVYASDQVHSSIDRAIWVSGIGEENLVRIPTRGAARAMDVAALDARVREDREAGHLPVGVIPCVGGTSVGATDEVGAVCDVAQRHGLFTHVDAAWAGAAMICPEYRTLWAGVERADSVVLNPHKWLGAQFDCSTHFVRDPASLVRTLAIQPEYLRTHGKGDVINYSEWHIPLGRRFRALKLWFLLRSHGLEGLRAMIRQHVTWSRALCERLRAEPSFDVTSEPVLSLFSFRHAPAGVADLDAHNVALVNAINDDGRIYLTQTRVDGRVVIRFQVGAFDATEADVHAAFEVIVDVARSTLARTPARQ; encoded by the coding sequence GTGCTCCCCGAAGAGTTCCGCCACTGGGCCACGCGCGCCGCCGAATGGGGCGTCGACTACCGCGAAACGTTGCGCGACCGGCCCGTGCGTGCGCCGGTGTCGCCAGGCGACGTCCGCGCGCAACTCCCCGCGACCGCACCGGAACTCGGCGAGTCGATGGACGCGATCTTTGCCGACTTCGAGCGCATCATCGTACCCGGCATGACGCACTGGCAGCATCCGCGCTTTTTTGCCTACTTCCCGGCCAACGCTGCTCCAGCCTCGATCGTCGCCGAGTCGCTCGTCACGGCCATGGCGGCCCAGTGCATGCTCTGGCAGACGTCGCCCGCCGCCACCGAACTCGAGACGGTAGTCCTCGACTGGTTTCGTCAGGCACTCGGACTCCCCGACGAGTTCACGGGCGTCATCCAGGACACCGCATCGTCGGCGACACTCGCCGCGGTCCTCGTGATGCGCGAGCGCGCGTCGGGTTGGGCCGGCAACCGCGAGGGCCTTTCGCGGCAACCGCGGCTGCGCGTGTACGCGTCCGATCAGGTCCACTCCTCGATCGACCGCGCGATCTGGGTGTCCGGGATCGGGGAGGAGAACCTCGTGCGCATCCCGACGCGCGGAGCGGCGCGGGCCATGGACGTCGCCGCACTCGACGCCAGGGTGCGCGAGGATCGCGAGGCCGGACACCTTCCCGTCGGTGTGATCCCCTGCGTCGGTGGAACGAGCGTCGGCGCCACCGATGAGGTAGGCGCCGTCTGTGATGTGGCGCAGCGTCACGGCCTCTTCACGCACGTGGACGCGGCGTGGGCGGGCGCAGCGATGATCTGCCCGGAGTATCGAACGCTCTGGGCCGGCGTCGAGCGCGCCGACAGCGTGGTGCTCAATCCGCACAAATGGCTCGGCGCCCAGTTCGACTGCTCCACGCACTTCGTTCGCGATCCGGCATCGCTCGTGCGCACGCTGGCCATCCAGCCCGAATACCTCAGGACGCACGGCAAGGGCGACGTCATCAATTACAGCGAGTGGCACATCCCGCTCGGCCGTCGGTTCCGCGCGCTCAAGCTGTGGTTTCTCCTGCGCTCGCACGGGCTCGAAGGGTTGCGTGCCATGATCCGCCAGCACGTCACATGGTCGCGCGCGTTATGTGAACGCCTGCGCGCGGAGCCGTCGTTTGACGTGACCAGCGAGCCCGTGCTCTCCCTGTTCTCGTTCCGCCATGCGCCGGCAGGCGTCGCTGATCTCGATGCGCACAACGTCGCGCTCGTGAACGCGATCAACGACGACGGCCGCATCTACCTCACGCAGACCAGGGTCGATGGGCGCGTCGTGATTCGATTCCAGGTGGGCGCATTTGACGCGACCGAAGCCGATGTGCACGCTGCCTTCGAGGTCATCGTGGACGTGGCGCGAAGCACGCTGGCTCGGACCCCCGCGCGCCAGTAG
- a CDS encoding metal-dependent hydrolase encodes MASSVGHALVALSIAKNLQGPLRVGLGGWLAVALVGNLPDVDRLLPGALREFHPLFRHRGLTHSLIFACIAGLAMALVWTLVRREREEWMRVYAISCLAVGAHALIDMATEYGDGVAVLYPISDETMKFQWQPLGAVDLKRYPSRSLKVAMVLGNEVILVWLPAVLALAVAQWRRRQS; translated from the coding sequence ATGGCGTCAAGCGTAGGGCATGCGTTGGTTGCGCTATCGATTGCGAAGAACCTCCAGGGCCCGCTTCGCGTGGGACTTGGAGGTTGGCTTGCAGTGGCCCTCGTTGGCAATCTTCCCGACGTTGACAGGCTGCTCCCAGGTGCGCTCCGGGAGTTTCATCCGCTGTTTCGGCACAGAGGCCTCACGCACTCGTTGATATTCGCTTGTATCGCGGGTTTGGCGATGGCCCTGGTCTGGACGCTGGTGCGTCGCGAGCGCGAGGAGTGGATGAGAGTCTACGCGATATCGTGTCTGGCAGTGGGGGCGCACGCCCTCATCGACATGGCTACAGAGTATGGTGATGGAGTAGCTGTGCTATACCCGATCAGTGACGAAACCATGAAGTTCCAATGGCAGCCGCTCGGCGCCGTAGACCTCAAACGATATCCAAGTCGCAGCCTGAAGGTCGCCATGGTTCTCGGCAACGAAGTCATTCTCGTGTGGCTGCCTGCTGTTCTGGCACTTGCCGTGGCGCAGTGGCGGAGGCGCCAGAGCTGA
- a CDS encoding bacteriocin fulvocin C-related protein: MRILGKEWARRVFADLGVSAPDQLVPTSSEDVGCTCSMKDDYCLTACTNAQPCTILTSACGTLWCEDCNGLCSES; this comes from the coding sequence GTGCGCATTCTGGGCAAGGAGTGGGCGCGGCGTGTGTTCGCTGACCTGGGGGTGAGTGCCCCTGACCAGCTCGTCCCGACGTCGTCGGAGGACGTTGGTTGCACATGCTCGATGAAGGACGACTACTGCCTGACCGCCTGTACGAATGCGCAGCCATGCACGATCCTAACAAGCGCTTGCGGTACGTTGTGGTGTGAGGACTGTAACGGCCTCTGCAGTGAGTCATAG
- a CDS encoding ABC transporter ATP-binding protein — translation MYRDPGAPRPTFRERVQALRYVPKLARLVWETHRGLSVAMGALRLVRGLVPIASLWVGKLIIDGILEAQRSGGSWRTVLPLIGLEIAIVVFGELLSRASMLVDGQLADLFTIRTSVRLMEHAATLDLAQFEDPAFYDHLDRARRQTSGRLSLLGSLWGIAESLVTLATMAAVLLAFNPWLMLLLVVTILPRFVSESHFASRQYSLMFSWTPRRRELDYLRFAGASDETAKEVQLFGLAPWLIDRFRRLSERYYRENRALAVRRSVVGSALSLLSTFGYYVAYVVIIAQAVTGAITLGTLTFLAASFVRGRDLIQSLLGSVSSIHEESLYLRDLFLFFEMRPTIAVKSGAPPVPEPMREGFRFEDVGFQYPGSERWAVRHLSFTLRPGERVALVGENGAGKTTLTKLLARLYDPTEGRILLDGVDLRDYDVASLRRAIGVIFQDFVRYDMRMAENVGVGEIDVARDWLDADRNGAAADDDEPRARPAIPRDLEHAAEKSLAASVIERVPDGWHQMLGRRFHDGVELSGGEWQKVALARSYMREAQLIILDEPTAALDARAEAEVFQRFAQLTTDRSAVIISHRFSTVRMADRILVLRHGELLEDGTHEVLVASGGLYAELFALQAAGYR, via the coding sequence ATGTACCGCGATCCAGGCGCGCCCCGGCCCACGTTCCGGGAGCGCGTGCAGGCGTTGCGCTACGTCCCGAAACTCGCGCGCCTCGTATGGGAGACGCATCGCGGTCTGTCCGTCGCGATGGGCGCGCTCCGCCTGGTCCGCGGCCTCGTGCCGATCGCGTCGCTCTGGGTCGGCAAGCTCATCATCGACGGCATCCTCGAGGCGCAGCGGAGCGGAGGCTCGTGGCGCACGGTGCTTCCCCTCATCGGGCTGGAGATCGCCATCGTCGTCTTTGGCGAACTGCTCTCGCGCGCGTCGATGCTCGTGGACGGCCAACTCGCGGACCTCTTCACCATCCGGACGTCGGTGCGTCTGATGGAGCACGCGGCGACGCTCGACCTCGCGCAGTTCGAGGATCCGGCCTTCTACGACCACCTCGATCGCGCCCGGCGCCAGACGTCGGGTCGCCTGAGCCTCCTGGGCTCCCTGTGGGGCATCGCCGAATCGCTCGTGACGCTGGCCACCATGGCGGCGGTCCTCCTGGCGTTCAACCCGTGGCTGATGCTGCTCCTCGTGGTGACCATCCTGCCACGGTTCGTGAGCGAATCGCATTTTGCCTCTCGCCAGTACTCGTTGATGTTCAGCTGGACGCCTCGGCGCCGCGAACTCGACTACCTGCGGTTTGCGGGCGCGAGTGACGAGACGGCCAAGGAGGTCCAGCTCTTCGGCCTCGCGCCATGGCTGATCGATCGCTTCCGGCGGCTCTCGGAGCGCTACTACCGGGAGAACCGCGCACTCGCCGTGCGCCGGTCCGTCGTCGGCAGCGCGCTCTCGCTCCTCAGCACGTTCGGCTACTACGTCGCCTACGTAGTCATCATTGCCCAGGCGGTGACCGGTGCCATCACCCTCGGTACGCTGACGTTCCTCGCCGCGTCCTTCGTGCGCGGGCGCGACCTGATCCAGTCGCTCCTGGGTTCGGTCAGCTCGATCCATGAGGAGAGTCTCTACCTCCGGGACCTCTTCCTGTTTTTCGAGATGCGACCCACCATCGCGGTGAAGTCGGGCGCGCCGCCGGTCCCGGAGCCAATGCGGGAAGGGTTCCGCTTCGAGGACGTGGGGTTCCAGTATCCCGGAAGCGAGCGATGGGCCGTGCGTCACCTGAGCTTCACGTTGCGCCCGGGCGAGCGCGTTGCCCTCGTGGGTGAAAACGGAGCAGGAAAGACGACGCTCACCAAGCTGCTGGCGCGCCTGTACGATCCAACCGAGGGTCGCATCCTCCTCGACGGTGTTGACTTGCGGGACTACGATGTCGCCTCGCTCCGGCGCGCGATCGGCGTGATCTTCCAGGACTTCGTGCGCTACGACATGCGCATGGCGGAGAACGTGGGCGTCGGCGAGATCGACGTCGCCCGCGACTGGCTCGACGCCGATCGCAACGGCGCCGCGGCCGACGACGACGAGCCGCGAGCGCGACCCGCGATCCCTCGCGACCTCGAACACGCTGCCGAGAAGTCGCTTGCTGCGTCCGTGATCGAGCGAGTCCCAGATGGATGGCACCAGATGCTTGGTCGCCGATTTCATGACGGGGTCGAGCTGTCGGGAGGCGAGTGGCAGAAAGTCGCGCTGGCGCGCTCCTACATGCGCGAGGCACAGCTCATCATCCTCGACGAGCCCACCGCCGCGCTCGACGCGCGCGCCGAGGCCGAGGTGTTCCAGCGGTTCGCGCAGCTGACGACCGACCGCAGTGCGGTGATCATTTCGCACCGATTCTCGACGGTCCGCATGGCTGATCGGATCCTCGTGCTCCGACACGGCGAGCTGCTGGAAGACGGAACCCACGAGGTCCTGGTCGCCTCTGGCGGCCTGTACGCTGAGCTGTTCGCCCTTCAGGCCGCTGGCTACCGCTAA
- a CDS encoding (Fe-S)-binding protein: MPVSNAIFLLILLLGAGMFSYSAQRLVRYLRLGQATFRLNDLPRRLWNLLTIGIAQTKILRDPVAGPLHALVFWGFVVLQVGAIEILVQGVIPGFSYASILPRPLHYLFLASQETTAGAVLAAVAVLLYRRIVVKPRRLQGDGVHSGDAILILSMIGALMVTLILVAAGDRLVTPHYPMAVQPVSTPVALALGWMSPGSATAMRDVAWWVHALLILAFLNYLPYSKHLHVIVSLPNTFLSNTSGPGVIGAMKPMDLETEAEVFGAADVTHLSWKNLLDGFACTECGRCTAVCPANLTGKPLSPRKIVIDTRQRLWEVAPTLVGGDDVFGLPLIGSARTDGDADVRQHTLLDHFITEDELWACTSCRACVHECPVSIDQLEIINEMRRNLVLTESRFPEEVLPAFEALERNGAPWAFQPADRARWAEGMDIPTLAELQARGETADLLFWVGCMGSFDDRAKKTTVAFARIMQAAGIRFAILGQEEACHGDPARRMGNEYLYQVLAKQAIETLDRYAVTTIVTSCPHCFHQIGNEFPHFGGHYEVVHHSTYIEHLLAEGRVPLRTSEGEKLVMAYHDSCYLGRYNDIYDAPRETLKRALPVVQLVEAARSKDRGLCCGAGGGRMWMEERVGERINVERKKELLATGAEAIAVACPFCMTMLGDAGKKLGSEVPVYDIAEVVADRLAT, translated from the coding sequence ATGCCGGTTTCGAACGCGATCTTCCTGCTCATCCTGCTCCTTGGCGCAGGCATGTTTTCGTACAGCGCCCAGCGGCTCGTGCGATACCTCCGGCTGGGTCAGGCGACCTTTCGGCTGAACGACCTCCCGCGTCGGCTCTGGAACCTGCTCACGATCGGCATCGCGCAGACAAAAATCCTGCGCGATCCCGTAGCCGGGCCCCTGCACGCGTTGGTGTTCTGGGGATTTGTCGTGCTGCAGGTCGGGGCCATCGAGATCCTCGTGCAGGGCGTGATCCCCGGCTTTTCGTACGCGAGCATCCTCCCGCGGCCGCTGCACTACCTGTTCCTCGCGTCGCAGGAAACAACCGCGGGCGCCGTGCTCGCCGCGGTTGCCGTGCTGCTCTACCGTCGTATCGTGGTGAAGCCGCGTCGCCTCCAGGGCGATGGTGTGCATTCCGGTGACGCGATCCTGATCCTCTCGATGATCGGCGCCCTGATGGTCACGCTGATTCTCGTCGCCGCGGGCGATCGCCTCGTGACGCCACACTACCCGATGGCGGTGCAGCCCGTCTCCACGCCGGTGGCGCTGGCGCTCGGCTGGATGTCGCCCGGCTCAGCCACGGCGATGCGCGACGTCGCGTGGTGGGTCCACGCGCTGCTCATTCTCGCGTTCCTCAACTACCTGCCGTATTCGAAGCACCTGCACGTCATCGTGTCGCTACCCAACACGTTTCTGTCCAACACGAGCGGGCCTGGTGTGATCGGCGCGATGAAGCCGATGGACCTGGAGACAGAAGCGGAGGTGTTTGGCGCGGCGGACGTAACGCACCTGTCGTGGAAGAACCTGCTCGACGGCTTCGCGTGTACGGAGTGCGGCCGCTGCACCGCGGTGTGTCCGGCGAACCTGACGGGCAAGCCGCTTTCGCCGCGCAAGATCGTGATCGACACGCGGCAGCGGCTGTGGGAGGTCGCGCCAACGCTCGTGGGCGGTGACGACGTGTTTGGCCTGCCCCTGATCGGCTCGGCCCGAACCGACGGCGACGCGGACGTGCGCCAGCACACGCTGCTCGATCACTTCATCACCGAAGACGAGTTGTGGGCGTGCACGTCGTGCCGAGCCTGCGTGCACGAGTGCCCTGTGTCGATCGATCAGCTGGAGATCATCAACGAGATGCGGCGCAATCTCGTGCTGACAGAGTCGCGATTCCCTGAAGAGGTGCTTCCCGCGTTCGAAGCGCTGGAGCGCAACGGCGCGCCCTGGGCCTTTCAGCCGGCGGATCGTGCCCGATGGGCGGAGGGCATGGACATCCCGACGCTCGCCGAGCTGCAGGCGCGCGGAGAAACGGCGGACCTGCTGTTCTGGGTCGGTTGCATGGGATCGTTCGACGACCGCGCAAAGAAGACCACCGTGGCGTTCGCGCGCATCATGCAGGCGGCGGGCATTCGGTTCGCCATCCTTGGCCAGGAGGAGGCGTGCCACGGCGACCCGGCACGCCGCATGGGAAACGAGTACCTCTATCAGGTGCTGGCAAAGCAGGCGATCGAGACGCTCGATCGCTATGCCGTGACGACGATCGTGACGTCATGCCCGCACTGTTTTCATCAGATCGGGAACGAGTTCCCGCATTTCGGCGGGCACTACGAGGTCGTCCACCATTCGACCTATATCGAGCACCTCCTCGCCGAGGGGCGCGTGCCGCTCAGGACGTCCGAGGGCGAGAAGCTCGTGATGGCCTACCACGATTCGTGTTACCTCGGTCGCTACAACGACATCTACGATGCACCGCGCGAGACGCTCAAGCGTGCGCTCCCGGTGGTGCAGCTCGTCGAAGCGGCGCGATCGAAGGATCGTGGGCTCTGCTGCGGGGCGGGCGGCGGCCGCATGTGGATGGAGGAGCGGGTGGGCGAGCGCATCAACGTCGAACGCAAGAAGGAACTGCTCGCCACCGGCGCCGAGGCGATTGCGGTGGCGTGCCCGTTCTGCATGACGATGCTGGGTGATGCCGGGAAGAAGCTCGGTTCGGAGGTTCCGGTCTACGATATCGCCGAGGTGGTCGCGGATCGCCTCGCGACATGA